TTAGCAAAACCGCCAATGATATAGGCCAGGATAAAAGCGATGACAGATGCAGTTTCTGAATCTCCCTTGCTTAAAATCCATCCTGCAGCAATCAAGATCCCGCTGATTACGGCAGCGATGAGTTCGGCGTGAGGTTTTATTTTTTCCAAAAAGCTTACTTCAGGAACCGGATTTTTCTTTAACAATGCATTTGCTCCCTGTGCCATCCTTTTCTCCTCCTTTAAATCTCTCTAAATGATACTAATAATCACAATCAATCCCCTTAAAAAACACGAAAGCTGCCACCAGAATGGTGACAGCGAGAATCCAAGTCGAAAAATACATATTGTGTTCACTATTATGTTACCATACAATATATGCTTTTTGAAAGAATAATGCGTCTGTCTAAGGAGATCATTTAATGACAACAAAAGACTTTTTTACCCACCCGCTTGGAATTGCTGTTTCGGCTGTAGGTGCGACCTTCCTATGGGGAAGTGCGTTCCCATTCATAAAGCTGAGCTATAACAGCCTTGATATCAGGCCGGAAGAGATGGGGGAGCAAATGCTGTTTGCAGGGTACCGATTCCTGCTTGCCGGGCTGCTTATCCTGATCATGTTCCTCCTTTTAAAAAGGAAGATGAAATTCAGGCCCGAAAGTACTAAGTCTCTTCTGAAAATTGGCCTGTTCCAGACGTTTCTCCAATATGTCCTGTTTTATATCGGACTTAGTTATTCAACCGGAATCCAGGGCTCAATCATTGCCGGGACCACTTCGTTTTTTCAAATCCTGCTTGCGCACTTCCTTTATCCTGATGACAGGATGAGCCGTTTAAAGGTTGCCGGGCTGATGGTCGGATTCACAGGGGTTATCTTCGCGAACTGGCCTAATGGTGATTATGAAATCAGTTTTGGTATTGGAGAAATCCTGCTTATGGGAGCGATGATGGCTGGTGCCTACGGAAATATCCTTGCAAAACAGGGTAGCGCTAAGATGGAGGTCATTTATTTAACAGCTTACCAGATGATCCTGGGATCCCTCGGCTTGATTGCCATTGGAGCTTTCTCAGTGGGGATTGCGCCTTTCGATTTCGATTTAAAGTCAGGTTTGATGCTTCTCTATCTGGCATTTCTTTCAGCAGCAGGCTTTATTTTATGGAACAATGTCATGAAGTACAATCAGGTCGGCAAGGTCTCATTGTATCTGTTCCTCGTCCCTGTATTCGGCGTGATACTATCAGCGGTGCTGCTTGCTGAACCAATACATTATTTTGTCATTGCTGGATTACTTTTTGTAGTCGTCGGTATCGTGCTTGTCAACCGGCCAGCCCGAAAAAGAAACAGCCTCCCTGCGAAATAGGGAGGCTTTTTTGGGTTTTAAAAATCGAACATGGAGCTTGTTTTCTTTTTACACAGAGTTTGCCTGTTGGGTTGAACCATCATGACGAACGGCAACCAGGGCGATGAAAATCAACAGCAGCATCGTACTGATCACATAAAAGAAGCTGATGCCTTTCAGCCATTGTATGGCCAGCCCGCCAATGAAGGGACCGCTGATGCTTCCAAAGCTGAAGAAAATTCCGCACATCAAATTGCCTGCTGGCAGCAGCTGTTTCGGCAGCAGGTCGGCCATATAGCTAATTCCAAGGGAGAACGTAGATCCTACAAGCGTTCCTGCTATAAAGAAGCAAACAAGCAGTCCGGTTGTCGAATTCTCAAGCAAACCGGCAGCAGTAAAACTGATGAAGCCGGTGACCGTGACGAATAGCAGGACATTCCTACGGCCAAGCTTATCACTCAATATTCCTAACGGAAGCTGGGAAAGGATCCCGCCTATCGCGAATGCTGGAAGCAGAAGTGCGACTGCATCAACGCCAATTCCAGATCTCATGGCGTAAACAGGGAAGTTGCCATTTAAGCTCGCTTCCAAAAATCCATAGCCAAACGGCGGCAGGAATGCGACCCAAGCATATTTGAAAACTTTCCCGAATCTCTTCATTGTCCCGAAAAATGAAGTAGAATCCGTGTCGTGTTCTGGCCGCTCATTATTCAAAAGCCAGACGGTCAGCCATGCGGCAAGGCTTATGGCAGAAGAAATAATGAACGGCAGCGCGGTGTTTATTTTAACAAACCCTGTCATCAGCGGGCCGGCAGCGAATCCGAGCCCAAAGAACAATCCATAAAGCGAAATATTCCTTCCAATCCGGTCTTTAGGCGAGAAAGAAGTAATCCATGTCTGTGTGGCAAAATGAAGCATATGATCTCCGATCCCGATTGCGAGCCTAAGCAAGAACCAGAACCAAAAGGACTTCCATAATGGAAATAATGCAAGGGAAATGGCGACGGTAAAGCCGCCGATGAGAATGATGGGCTTGTAACCGAATCTGCGGAGAGGCGCCTCCATTAATGGTGAGGCAATCAGTATGCCTATATATAAACCTGTGGCGTGCAAGCCATTCATGGATGATGATACACCATCCTGTTCAAAAATAATTGCAATCAAGGGAAGCAGCATCCCCTGTGAAAATCCGGAAATCGCGACAATGCTGACCAAAATCCAGAAACGAAGCTTCATACTTATGTTCATATTTAAAATCTCCCTGGGTACTTAATACTCTTTAGATGTTAACGATATAAATTTTTTAGTGCAACGGTTTTTATTTTTAATTAAGGAAAAAATAGTGTAATCTCATGGTAATAATCAAAATTAACTACTTTATAAGCGGATAGATAAGGGAGAGGGTATCATGGAATTCAAAATGAAACCGGATGTTGGTTTTTATACAGAGACAGACTTTGGCAGGCTTGATGTGGCGGGTGATGATCAGTATGGTTTCAGGCCTTACCAGCTGCTCGTATCATCTATAGCGGTATGCAGCGGCGGTGTCCTGCGCAAGGTGCTGGAAAAAATGAGGATGGAAATCGAGGAT
This portion of the Mesobacillus sp. S13 genome encodes:
- a CDS encoding DMT family transporter, whose protein sequence is MTTKDFFTHPLGIAVSAVGATFLWGSAFPFIKLSYNSLDIRPEEMGEQMLFAGYRFLLAGLLILIMFLLLKRKMKFRPESTKSLLKIGLFQTFLQYVLFYIGLSYSTGIQGSIIAGTTSFFQILLAHFLYPDDRMSRLKVAGLMVGFTGVIFANWPNGDYEISFGIGEILLMGAMMAGAYGNILAKQGSAKMEVIYLTAYQMILGSLGLIAIGAFSVGIAPFDFDLKSGLMLLYLAFLSAAGFILWNNVMKYNQVGKVSLYLFLVPVFGVILSAVLLAEPIHYFVIAGLLFVVVGIVLVNRPARKRNSLPAK
- a CDS encoding MFS transporter: MNISMKLRFWILVSIVAISGFSQGMLLPLIAIIFEQDGVSSSMNGLHATGLYIGILIASPLMEAPLRRFGYKPIILIGGFTVAISLALFPLWKSFWFWFLLRLAIGIGDHMLHFATQTWITSFSPKDRIGRNISLYGLFFGLGFAAGPLMTGFVKINTALPFIISSAISLAAWLTVWLLNNERPEHDTDSTSFFGTMKRFGKVFKYAWVAFLPPFGYGFLEASLNGNFPVYAMRSGIGVDAVALLLPAFAIGGILSQLPLGILSDKLGRRNVLLFVTVTGFISFTAAGLLENSTTGLLVCFFIAGTLVGSTFSLGISYMADLLPKQLLPAGNLMCGIFFSFGSISGPFIGGLAIQWLKGISFFYVISTMLLLIFIALVAVRHDGSTQQANSV